Proteins co-encoded in one Holophagales bacterium genomic window:
- the ychF gene encoding redox-regulated ATPase YchF — translation MKLGIVGRPKTGKTTLFNLLTRSHQSVDKFGAVRETHLGTAHVPDPRLDRLSALFKPKKHTPATVDFVDVPGIAKGEQEKIDFSALKNVDALVHVLRAFEDADLPHEGGVDPARDAKMLDEELVLCDYVLLEKRREKLDKERKKTKSAELDAEWAAIEKCLPALEAATPLRAAGLSAAEEKCLRGFTLLSLKPLLLVVNVSDADAAADPVARFGLESFAGQPRVVVARAAAKIEMELNDLPDEDVPVFLADLGLSERGVDRILRASYRLLGVQSFFTAGEDECRAWTVPVGATAVECAGAIHSDLARGFIRGEVVAVEDLLELGSLADCRTKGKLKLEGKDYVVKDGDVVHVRFNV, via the coding sequence ATGAAACTCGGCATCGTCGGCCGGCCGAAGACCGGAAAGACCACCCTCTTCAATCTCCTGACCCGCTCCCACCAGTCGGTCGACAAGTTCGGCGCCGTGCGGGAGACCCACCTGGGGACGGCCCACGTCCCCGACCCGCGCCTCGACCGCCTGTCCGCGCTCTTCAAGCCGAAGAAGCACACCCCGGCCACGGTCGACTTCGTCGACGTCCCGGGCATCGCGAAGGGCGAACAGGAGAAGATCGACTTCTCGGCCCTCAAGAACGTCGACGCCCTCGTTCACGTCCTGCGCGCCTTCGAGGATGCCGACCTTCCGCACGAGGGTGGCGTCGACCCTGCGCGCGACGCGAAGATGCTCGACGAGGAGCTCGTCCTCTGCGATTACGTTCTCCTGGAGAAACGACGCGAGAAGCTCGACAAGGAGAGGAAGAAGACGAAGTCGGCCGAGCTCGACGCGGAGTGGGCCGCCATCGAGAAGTGTCTTCCCGCCCTCGAGGCCGCCACGCCGCTCCGGGCGGCCGGCCTTTCTGCGGCCGAAGAGAAGTGCCTTCGCGGCTTCACGCTCCTGTCGCTGAAGCCCCTCCTTCTCGTCGTCAACGTCTCCGACGCCGACGCGGCTGCCGATCCCGTGGCGCGATTCGGGCTGGAGAGCTTCGCCGGGCAGCCCCGCGTCGTCGTGGCGCGCGCCGCCGCGAAGATCGAGATGGAGCTCAACGACCTGCCCGACGAGGACGTTCCGGTCTTCCTCGCCGACCTCGGTCTCTCCGAGCGTGGGGTGGACCGGATCCTCCGCGCGTCCTACCGCCTCCTCGGCGTCCAGTCGTTCTTCACGGCCGGCGAGGACGAGTGCCGGGCCTGGACGGTACCCGTCGGCGCGACCGCAGTGGAGTGCGCCGGGGCGATCCACTCCGACCTCGCCCGTGGCTTCATCCGCGGCGAGGTCGTGGCCGTCGAGGACCTCCTCGAGCTCGGCTCGCTCGCCGACTGCCGGACGAAGGGCAAGCTGAAGCTCGAGGGGAAGGATTACGTCGTGAAGGACGGGGACGTCGTCCACGTCCGGTTCAACGTCTAG
- a CDS encoding S41 family peptidase → MTPILPRSRALKLLAAPLILAATTLLGSTLGPRLLAVSDATNPMMKEYSDLLATARAWYADDLGTEKLVYSSISGMLDSLDPHSNFLEPEEYGVMQEKQRGSFYGLGIIISKRNGRVTVITPVEGSPAQRLGIRAGDIIDLVEGEPIDDLPIDAVVKKLKGPKGTTVKITIVRPGLGEPLQMTVTRAEIPTNSVSFAFMIEPEVGYIRLKDFTHTSAPELAEAWAKLEKQGMKKLVFDLRANPGGLLDQAIAVSDFFLRKGEKVVMTRGRQANSEQVFAAPGRNTKARIPVVVLINKGSASAAEIVAGAVQDQDRGIVAGQTSWGKGLVQSVYTLSDGAGLALTTAKYYTPSGRCIQRDYKEFIEYVAPADEEEAEGDVPAEPGSREVFRTAGGRAVYGGGGINPDVVVKAGKLSRWMATLYARGVFFEWAVQYRSRNTEIPRDFKVTDAIREDFFAFADGRPNAPETPSRTAFADEKDQPSVDRALVEEIVGAVHGPEAGYRISIEGDEQLKKALTLFPEAEKLAGIRPEPAAIARK, encoded by the coding sequence GTGACGCCGATTCTGCCCCGTTCCCGCGCCCTGAAGCTGCTCGCCGCGCCGCTGATCCTCGCTGCCACGACGCTCCTCGGCAGCACTCTCGGACCGCGCCTCCTCGCCGTCTCCGACGCGACGAACCCGATGATGAAGGAGTACTCCGACCTTCTCGCCACGGCGAGGGCCTGGTACGCCGACGACCTCGGCACCGAGAAGCTCGTCTACTCCTCCATCTCGGGGATGCTCGACTCCCTCGACCCGCACTCGAACTTCCTCGAGCCCGAGGAGTACGGAGTGATGCAGGAGAAGCAGCGCGGGTCGTTCTACGGTCTCGGGATCATCATCTCCAAGCGCAACGGCAGGGTCACGGTCATCACGCCCGTCGAAGGCTCCCCCGCCCAGCGCCTCGGGATCCGCGCGGGCGACATCATCGACCTCGTCGAGGGCGAGCCGATCGACGACCTCCCGATCGACGCCGTCGTCAAGAAGCTCAAGGGCCCGAAGGGGACGACGGTGAAGATCACCATCGTCAGGCCCGGCCTCGGCGAGCCCCTCCAGATGACCGTGACGCGCGCGGAGATCCCGACGAACTCGGTCTCCTTCGCCTTCATGATCGAGCCGGAAGTCGGCTACATCCGCCTGAAGGACTTCACGCACACCTCCGCCCCCGAGCTCGCGGAAGCATGGGCGAAGCTCGAGAAGCAGGGGATGAAGAAGCTCGTCTTCGACCTGCGGGCGAACCCGGGCGGCCTCCTCGACCAGGCCATCGCCGTCTCCGACTTCTTCCTCCGGAAGGGAGAGAAGGTCGTCATGACCCGCGGACGCCAGGCCAACTCGGAACAGGTCTTCGCGGCGCCCGGCCGGAACACGAAGGCGCGGATCCCGGTCGTCGTGCTGATCAACAAGGGCTCGGCCTCGGCCGCCGAGATCGTCGCCGGAGCCGTCCAGGACCAGGACCGCGGCATCGTGGCCGGCCAGACGAGCTGGGGGAAAGGTCTCGTCCAGTCGGTCTACACCCTCTCCGACGGCGCGGGCCTCGCCCTGACCACGGCCAAGTACTACACGCCGTCGGGACGCTGCATCCAGCGCGACTACAAGGAGTTCATCGAGTACGTCGCTCCCGCCGACGAGGAGGAGGCCGAGGGCGACGTTCCGGCCGAGCCCGGGTCGCGGGAGGTCTTCCGGACCGCGGGAGGACGCGCCGTTTACGGCGGTGGCGGCATCAATCCCGACGTCGTCGTGAAAGCCGGGAAGCTCTCGCGCTGGATGGCGACCCTCTACGCCCGGGGCGTATTCTTCGAATGGGCGGTCCAGTACCGCTCCAGGAACACCGAGATCCCCAGGGACTTCAAGGTGACCGACGCAATCCGGGAGGACTTCTTCGCCTTCGCCGACGGCCGGCCGAACGCGCCGGAAACCCCTTCCCGTACGGCGTTCGCCGACGAGAAGGACCAGCCCTCGGTCGATCGCGCCCTGGTCGAGGAGATCGTCGGCGCCGTCCACGGGCCCGAGGCGGGCTACCGGATCTCGATCGAAGGGGACGAGCAGCTGAAGAAGGCCCTGACGCTCTTCCCCGAAGCCGAGAAGCTCGCCGGCATTCGCCCCGAGCCCGCGGCGATCGCCAGGAAGTAG
- the tatA gene encoding twin-arginine translocase TatA/TatE family subunit, which translates to MGNLGMPELIFIFALALLIFGPKKLPELGKQLGKGLGEFKRASTDLKRSIEEEVEKAARDEAQKPVPAPDSGPLAVPAGGTVASPAAEERGDSVRPA; encoded by the coding sequence ATGGGCAACCTCGGAATGCCGGAGCTGATCTTCATCTTCGCTCTGGCCCTGCTGATCTTCGGACCGAAGAAGCTCCCGGAGCTGGGCAAGCAGCTCGGGAAGGGGCTCGGCGAGTTCAAGAGGGCCTCGACCGACCTCAAGCGATCGATCGAGGAGGAGGTGGAGAAGGCGGCCCGCGACGAGGCCCAGAAGCCCGTTCCCGCCCCCGATTCCGGTCCGCTGGCCGTCCCGGCCGGGGGGACCGTCGCGAGCCCTGCCGCCGAGGAGCGCGGCGACTCGGTCCGGCCCGCGTGA
- the tatC gene encoding twin-arginine translocase subunit TatC produces the protein MTETPADDLTRMTFLEHLEELRKRLFYSAIAIAAGFFLAWWKAADLFRIAQKPILEVLPAGTKLAYTNLTEPFMLYLNIALIAGIFLASPVILLQVWLFVAPGLYRHEKKWVFPFVFSTAVFFCAGGWFGYEIAFPMVAKFLVTMGADFTPVLKIDDYLAILSKILLGMGLVFQTPLAIVFFVRIGVVTEKWLLQKFRYAVLVIFVIAALITPTPDIPTQCAFALPMIALYLLGIGLAWLFRKRGKTTAA, from the coding sequence GTGACGGAGACTCCCGCCGACGACCTGACGCGGATGACGTTCCTCGAGCACCTCGAGGAGCTCCGCAAACGGCTCTTCTACTCGGCCATCGCCATCGCAGCGGGCTTTTTTCTCGCCTGGTGGAAGGCCGCGGACCTCTTCCGGATCGCGCAGAAACCGATCCTCGAAGTCCTCCCGGCCGGGACGAAGCTCGCCTATACCAACCTGACCGAGCCTTTCATGCTCTACCTGAACATCGCGCTGATCGCCGGGATCTTCCTGGCGAGCCCCGTGATCCTGCTTCAGGTGTGGCTTTTCGTCGCGCCCGGGCTCTATCGTCACGAGAAGAAGTGGGTCTTCCCGTTCGTCTTCTCGACGGCCGTCTTCTTCTGCGCGGGCGGGTGGTTCGGGTACGAGATCGCGTTTCCCATGGTGGCGAAGTTCCTCGTCACGATGGGCGCCGATTTCACCCCGGTGCTGAAGATCGACGACTACCTCGCCATCCTGTCGAAGATCCTCCTCGGGATGGGTCTCGTCTTCCAGACGCCGCTCGCCATCGTCTTCTTCGTGAGGATCGGCGTCGTGACGGAGAAGTGGCTTCTTCAGAAGTTCCGCTACGCCGTCCTCGTCATCTTCGTCATCGCGGCGCTCATCACGCCGACGCCCGACATCCCGACGCAGTGCGCGTTCGCCCTGCCGATGATCGCGCTCTACCTGCTCGGGATCGGACTCGCCTGGCTCTTCCGCAAGCGCGGGAAGACGACAGCCGCCTGA
- a CDS encoding HAD hydrolase family protein: MPAAPIVPDDLRTKLLRIRALVLDVDGVLTDGSLTFDEEGRELKSFDVKDGLGLVLLRDLGYRIGIISSRASKVVAQRCRDLKIPDECILQGELDKAAAFDRLVGRWGFESYEAVAVGDDLPDLGMMRRAGIGACPSDAVSIVKDAAALHLTKPGGGGAVRELCDLILEIRRGARADKPQEVRPAQPSSDGSVVQFPGSRG, encoded by the coding sequence ATGCCGGCAGCTCCGATCGTTCCCGACGACCTCCGGACGAAGCTCCTTCGCATCCGTGCCCTCGTCCTCGACGTGGACGGTGTGCTCACCGACGGGTCTCTCACGTTCGACGAGGAAGGCCGGGAGCTGAAGTCGTTCGACGTGAAGGACGGGCTCGGGCTCGTCCTCCTGCGCGACCTCGGCTATCGGATCGGGATCATCTCGAGCCGCGCCTCGAAGGTCGTCGCCCAGCGCTGCCGCGACCTGAAGATCCCCGACGAGTGCATCCTGCAGGGCGAGCTCGACAAGGCGGCCGCGTTCGACAGGCTCGTCGGCCGCTGGGGGTTCGAGTCGTACGAGGCCGTCGCGGTGGGCGACGACCTCCCCGACCTCGGGATGATGCGGCGCGCCGGCATCGGTGCGTGTCCGTCGGACGCGGTCTCGATCGTCAAGGATGCGGCCGCGCTGCACCTGACGAAGCCGGGCGGCGGCGGCGCCGTACGCGAGCTCTGCGACCTGATCCTCGAGATCCGCCGCGGCGCCCGGGCCGACAAGCCGCAGGAAGTGCGGCCGGCCCAGCCGTCGTCCGACGGCTCGGTCGTCCAGTTCCCGGGATCACGCGGCTAG
- a CDS encoding KpsF/GutQ family sugar-phosphate isomerase — protein MHGTTGRVVVTGIGKSGIVGQKIAATLASTGTPSFFLHPSEAIHGDLGMILAGDVVLALSHSGESAEIVALLPHVRRRGARLVALTGRRGSTLGLEADAVVEAAIHEEACPLNLAPTASTAAQLAMGDALAMALSVEKGFRPEDFAALHPGGKLGKRFLKVADLMHSGGDLPLVALGAPMKDVVYEMSKKRLGITGVVDGDGRLAGVVSDGDLRRLLEREGEGAWGTDAAGAMNRAPKTIASGAFATEALRLMEERKITSLFIVGEDGRPKGIVHLHDLWGVESI, from the coding sequence ATGCACGGGACGACGGGCCGCGTCGTCGTGACCGGCATCGGCAAGAGCGGGATCGTGGGGCAGAAGATCGCCGCGACGCTCGCCTCGACGGGGACGCCTTCCTTCTTCCTCCACCCCTCGGAGGCGATCCACGGCGACCTCGGGATGATCCTCGCGGGGGACGTCGTCCTCGCCCTCTCTCACTCCGGGGAGAGCGCCGAGATCGTCGCCCTGCTCCCCCACGTGCGGCGCCGCGGCGCCAGGCTCGTCGCCCTGACGGGACGGCGTGGCTCGACGCTCGGCCTGGAGGCCGACGCCGTCGTCGAGGCGGCCATCCACGAGGAGGCCTGTCCCCTGAACCTCGCCCCGACGGCCTCCACGGCCGCGCAGCTCGCGATGGGAGACGCCCTCGCCATGGCCCTGTCGGTCGAGAAGGGCTTCCGGCCGGAGGACTTCGCGGCCCTCCACCCGGGAGGCAAGCTGGGGAAGCGCTTCCTGAAGGTGGCCGACCTGATGCACTCGGGGGGCGACCTGCCTCTCGTTGCGCTCGGGGCCCCGATGAAGGACGTCGTCTACGAAATGTCGAAGAAGCGGCTCGGGATCACGGGCGTCGTGGACGGCGACGGACGCCTCGCCGGAGTCGTCTCGGACGGGGACCTTCGCCGCCTCCTCGAGCGGGAGGGAGAAGGAGCCTGGGGGACCGACGCGGCCGGGGCGATGAACCGGGCCCCGAAGACGATCGCCTCCGGCGCCTTCGCCACGGAGGCGCTCCGGCTGATGGAGGAGCGCAAGATCACGTCGCTCTTCATCGTCGGTGAGGACGGGCGTCCGAAGGGAATCGTCCACCTCCACGACCTCTGGGGCGTCGAGTCGATATGA
- a CDS encoding ABC transporter ATP-binding protein produces MTVAADQTRAACVDRLTVRYGRTTAVDAVSFDVPKGSVFALLGRNGAGKSSLVRCLLGWQKPESGRLELLGEDPWRNRTKLMERVGVVPEEPDAPREMTPRQLGSFCARLYPSWDAPGYVARLSRFGVPPSTAFGRLSKGQKGLTQLSLALAASPELLLLDDPTLGLDPVARHAFFDEIVTELADRGTTVFLTTHDLAGVERIADRVGILNDGRLLLCEETESLKSRFRSVRYRSEVTEGRTEFGNELDEMEPLRAKVRGWGIEAVVNGYSDDRFERFAAQDGITDAEASPLSLEEVFLAVAGEEKGAAR; encoded by the coding sequence GTGACGGTCGCCGCTGACCAGACCCGAGCCGCGTGCGTCGACCGGCTCACCGTCCGCTACGGACGCACGACCGCCGTCGACGCGGTCTCGTTCGACGTCCCGAAGGGCTCCGTCTTCGCCCTCCTCGGGCGCAACGGCGCCGGGAAGTCCTCGCTCGTCCGCTGCCTCCTCGGCTGGCAGAAGCCCGAATCCGGACGGCTGGAGCTCCTCGGCGAGGACCCGTGGCGGAATCGCACGAAGCTCATGGAGCGGGTCGGCGTCGTCCCGGAGGAGCCCGACGCCCCGCGCGAGATGACGCCGCGGCAGCTCGGCTCGTTCTGCGCGCGCCTCTACCCGTCCTGGGACGCGCCGGGCTACGTCGCCCGCCTCTCGCGATTCGGCGTGCCGCCGTCGACCGCCTTCGGCCGGCTCTCCAAGGGGCAGAAGGGGCTCACGCAGCTCTCCCTGGCCCTCGCGGCCTCCCCAGAGCTCCTCCTTCTCGACGACCCGACGCTCGGCCTCGACCCGGTTGCCCGGCACGCTTTCTTCGACGAGATCGTGACCGAGCTGGCCGACCGGGGGACGACCGTGTTCCTCACGACGCACGACCTCGCGGGCGTCGAGCGGATCGCCGACCGCGTCGGCATCCTGAATGACGGTCGCCTCCTCCTCTGCGAGGAGACGGAGAGCCTCAAGTCGCGCTTCCGCTCCGTCCGCTACCGGAGCGAGGTCACCGAGGGCCGGACGGAGTTCGGCAACGAGCTGGACGAGATGGAACCCCTCCGCGCGAAAGTGCGGGGCTGGGGAATCGAGGCGGTCGTTAACGGGTACTCCGACGATCGCTTCGAGCGCTTCGCCGCGCAGGACGGCATCACGGACGCCGAGGCCTCGCCCCTCTCCCTCGAAGAGGTCTTCCTCGCCGTGGCCGGTGAGGAGAAGGGAGCCGCCCGATGA
- a CDS encoding GntR family transcriptional regulator, translating into MISRGLHVDPRDAVPIWKQIEEGMRRLVASGALKPGAPVPSVRDLARDLQVNPATVVRAYQRLVDAGLLVVKRGEGTFVAEGIPTLPKAERGRALVEGALRYASTAVTVGASRDEAAHALDSAFSRLAPTKEGEKK; encoded by the coding sequence GTGATTTCCCGCGGCCTCCACGTCGACCCGCGCGACGCCGTCCCCATCTGGAAGCAGATCGAGGAAGGGATGCGGCGTCTCGTCGCGTCCGGCGCGTTGAAACCGGGCGCGCCGGTCCCCTCGGTCCGCGACCTCGCCCGGGACCTGCAGGTGAACCCGGCGACCGTCGTCCGTGCGTACCAGCGCCTCGTCGACGCCGGCCTCCTCGTCGTGAAGCGCGGCGAGGGAACGTTCGTCGCCGAAGGCATCCCGACGCTGCCGAAGGCCGAGCGGGGCCGTGCGCTGGTCGAGGGTGCGCTTCGCTACGCGTCGACCGCGGTCACGGTCGGCGCCTCGCGCGACGAGGCGGCCCACGCCCTCGACTCCGCCTTCTCGCGCCTCGCCCCCACGAAGGAAGGAGAGAAGAAGTGA
- a CDS encoding DNA alkylation repair protein, translated as MPRPTRLLLTLRRGLAAHGDPERARGAQAYMKSAMPFHGVGAVPLRAICRGAFAVLDLRDAGAFRREVLGVFRGAEFREEVYSAVELARWKAFARFRNLDALPVWEEMVVAGAWWDVVDPVAAHLLGELLRREPRALRRAILAWARSGDLWKRRAAILCQLGFKEKTELDLLYAAIEPSLASKEFFLRKAIGWALRQYARTDPVEVRRYVAANADRLSGLSRREATKHLG; from the coding sequence ATGCCGCGCCCGACTCGCCTTCTCCTCACGCTTCGCCGGGGGCTGGCCGCCCATGGTGACCCGGAGCGCGCCCGCGGCGCGCAGGCCTACATGAAGTCGGCGATGCCCTTCCACGGCGTCGGGGCGGTTCCGCTCCGCGCGATCTGTCGTGGCGCCTTCGCCGTGCTCGACCTCCGGGATGCCGGGGCGTTCCGCCGAGAGGTCCTCGGGGTCTTCCGGGGGGCGGAGTTCCGCGAGGAGGTGTATTCCGCGGTGGAGCTGGCCCGGTGGAAGGCCTTCGCGAGGTTTCGCAATCTCGACGCCCTCCCCGTCTGGGAGGAAATGGTCGTCGCGGGGGCCTGGTGGGACGTCGTCGACCCGGTCGCCGCTCACCTCCTCGGCGAGCTGCTGCGAAGGGAGCCGCGCGCGCTGCGCCGGGCAATTCTCGCCTGGGCGCGGTCCGGCGACCTCTGGAAGAGGCGTGCGGCGATCCTCTGCCAGCTCGGCTTCAAGGAGAAGACGGAACTCGATCTGCTCTACGCCGCAATCGAGCCATCGCTCGCATCGAAGGAGTTCTTTCTTCGCAAGGCGATCGGCTGGGCGCTCCGGCAATACGCGCGGACGGACCCGGTCGAGGTGCGCCGGTACGTGGCGGCGAACGCCGACCGCCTCTCCGGCCTCTCCCGGCGGGAGGCGACGAAGCACCTGGGTTGA
- a CDS encoding TonB-dependent receptor, which yields MKLLRFTAVLVVAILVAGVAFAQGNPTGTLTGRVLNEGQGLPGVTVTVKSPSLMGSRTAVTSINGDFVLPQLPAGDYTTTFTMSGFQTVTRQVKLSAAQTTPVQITMGLASVAAEVAVVAQRETISQTQQNATTVTSEQLGKLPTARNIASAVALAPGTSNTGPSGNTVIGGAMSFENLYLVNGVAVQDNIRNTPYNLFIEDAIQEQTVSTSGISAEYGRFTGGVVNVITKSGGNVFSGSFRTTFDNDKWTKKTDYVSPTTGQNTEVKVDKINPTYEATVGGPIFKDVLWFFLAGRALETEASRNTATPVSAAYIFNPDEKRYEAKLTASLGGRHTILGNYQQIDRVETNSSFGTIYDLESLYDRELPQKLFSFNYSGTLSDNIFLEGQYSQRQFSFVGSGSTYTDLIFGTLMVNNANGRRWWSPTFCGVCDDEKRDANQALLKGTYFLSTKGLGSHNIVLGGEMYDDQRFSNNHQSGSDYRIYTTDVLVRNGVVYPVVNTTAAGNSLSFIRWTPILQGTQGNSFKTWSVFLNDNWTLNRSLSFNVGVRWDKNDGQDGAGRKTVSGDAISPRLGMTWDVKADGDMLVNASYARYVAGINNSQGDASSLGGQPATVDFDYRGPTFNLDPNATTLVSTEDVIRQVFAWFQANGGTSSRIRGTPSIPGINPNIEGGLSSPNTDEFSVGLTKRLGTRGLVRGDVVYRTWNDFYANRVDLGTGTVSGSLAGVTRTFDKQLIVNTSEEEREYWGFTLSASFRPVDGLQLQGNWTWSRLRGTFDGENAASGSLQSVAPFYPEYRDASWSRPVGDLAADQRHKVRLWAIYDLPLGIDWMQSSVSVLQNYDTGLPYGAVGAVDTRPYVTNPGYLAPPSTATYYFSARDAFRTDDVWRTDLSLNLSFRPVGSLEVFVAPQVTNVFNQQAIAGNTANITTTIETRQNNSASYAAFNPFTTAPTQGPRGSGANWNYSSTFGQPVGPAAYQNPRTFRFSVGLRF from the coding sequence ATGAAGCTTCTTCGATTCACAGCGGTCCTGGTCGTCGCGATCCTCGTCGCGGGGGTTGCCTTCGCGCAGGGGAACCCGACGGGCACCCTGACGGGACGCGTCCTCAACGAGGGGCAGGGGCTTCCCGGTGTGACCGTCACCGTCAAGTCCCCGTCGCTGATGGGATCCCGGACCGCCGTCACGTCCATCAACGGCGACTTCGTCCTCCCCCAGCTTCCCGCGGGCGACTACACCACCACCTTCACGATGAGCGGCTTCCAGACCGTCACCCGCCAGGTGAAGCTCTCGGCCGCCCAGACCACCCCCGTCCAGATCACGATGGGGCTCGCCTCCGTCGCCGCGGAGGTGGCCGTCGTCGCGCAGCGGGAGACGATCTCGCAGACGCAGCAGAACGCGACGACCGTGACCTCCGAGCAGCTCGGCAAGCTCCCGACGGCCCGGAACATCGCGTCGGCGGTCGCCCTCGCTCCGGGGACGTCCAACACGGGGCCGAGCGGCAATACCGTCATCGGCGGCGCGATGTCGTTCGAGAACCTCTACCTCGTGAACGGCGTCGCCGTCCAGGACAACATCCGCAACACGCCCTACAACCTCTTCATCGAGGACGCCATCCAGGAGCAGACGGTCTCGACCTCGGGCATCAGCGCCGAGTACGGCCGATTCACCGGCGGCGTCGTCAACGTCATCACGAAGTCGGGCGGGAACGTCTTCAGCGGATCGTTCCGGACGACGTTCGACAACGACAAGTGGACGAAGAAGACCGACTACGTCTCGCCCACCACCGGCCAGAACACCGAGGTGAAGGTCGACAAGATCAACCCGACCTATGAGGCGACGGTCGGCGGCCCGATCTTCAAGGACGTCCTCTGGTTCTTCCTCGCCGGCCGGGCTCTCGAGACCGAGGCGAGCCGCAACACGGCGACGCCCGTCAGCGCCGCGTACATCTTCAACCCCGACGAGAAGCGGTACGAGGCCAAGCTCACCGCCTCTCTCGGCGGCAGGCACACCATTCTCGGGAACTACCAGCAGATCGACCGGGTCGAGACGAACAGCTCGTTCGGCACGATCTACGACCTCGAGAGCCTCTACGACCGCGAGCTGCCGCAGAAGCTGTTCTCCTTCAACTACTCCGGCACGCTCTCCGACAACATCTTCCTGGAGGGCCAGTACTCGCAGCGGCAGTTCAGCTTCGTCGGGTCCGGGTCGACCTACACGGACCTCATCTTCGGAACCCTGATGGTGAACAACGCGAACGGCCGCCGCTGGTGGTCGCCCACCTTCTGCGGCGTCTGCGACGACGAGAAGCGCGACGCGAACCAGGCCCTCCTCAAGGGCACCTACTTCCTCTCCACGAAGGGGCTCGGCTCGCACAACATCGTCCTCGGCGGCGAGATGTACGACGACCAGCGCTTCTCGAACAACCACCAGTCGGGCAGCGACTACCGCATCTACACGACGGACGTCCTCGTGCGCAACGGCGTCGTCTACCCGGTCGTGAACACGACGGCGGCCGGGAACTCGCTCTCGTTCATCCGCTGGACCCCGATCCTCCAGGGCACCCAGGGCAACTCCTTCAAGACCTGGTCGGTCTTCCTGAACGACAACTGGACGCTCAACCGCAGCCTGAGCTTCAACGTCGGCGTCCGCTGGGACAAGAACGACGGGCAGGACGGCGCCGGCCGGAAGACCGTCAGCGGTGACGCGATCAGCCCGCGCCTCGGGATGACCTGGGACGTCAAGGCCGACGGCGACATGCTCGTCAACGCCTCCTACGCCCGGTACGTCGCCGGGATCAACAACTCCCAGGGCGATGCCTCCTCTCTCGGCGGTCAGCCCGCGACGGTCGACTTCGACTACCGCGGACCGACGTTCAACCTCGACCCGAACGCCACGACCCTCGTGTCGACCGAGGACGTCATCCGTCAGGTCTTCGCCTGGTTCCAGGCCAACGGCGGGACGAGCAGCCGGATCCGCGGCACCCCCTCCATCCCCGGCATCAACCCGAACATCGAAGGCGGGCTCTCCTCCCCGAACACCGACGAGTTCTCCGTGGGCCTGACGAAACGGCTCGGCACGCGGGGCCTCGTTCGCGGCGACGTCGTCTACCGCACCTGGAACGACTTCTACGCCAACCGGGTCGACCTGGGCACCGGTACGGTCTCGGGCTCCCTCGCCGGCGTCACCCGCACCTTCGACAAGCAGCTCATCGTCAACACGAGCGAGGAGGAGCGGGAGTACTGGGGCTTCACGCTCAGCGCGAGCTTCCGCCCCGTCGACGGCCTCCAGCTCCAGGGGAACTGGACCTGGTCGCGCCTGCGCGGCACGTTCGACGGCGAGAACGCCGCGAGCGGCTCGCTCCAGAGCGTCGCCCCGTTCTATCCCGAGTACAGGGACGCCTCGTGGTCCCGTCCCGTGGGCGACCTCGCCGCCGACCAGCGCCACAAGGTCCGGCTCTGGGCCATCTACGACCTTCCTCTCGGCATCGACTGGATGCAGTCCTCGGTCAGCGTCCTGCAGAACTACGACACCGGCCTGCCGTACGGCGCCGTCGGTGCGGTGGACACCCGGCCGTACGTCACGAACCCGGGATACCTCGCACCGCCGTCGACCGCCACCTACTACTTCAGCGCGCGCGACGCCTTCCGGACCGACGACGTCTGGAGGACCGACCTCTCCCTCAACCTGAGCTTCCGGCCCGTCGGCTCGCTGGAAGTCTTCGTGGCCCCCCAGGTCACGAACGTCTTCAACCAGCAGGCGATCGCCGGCAACACGGCGAACATCACCACGACGATCGAGACCCGGCAGAACAACAGCGCCTCCTACGCCGCGTTCAATCCTTTCACCACGGCGCCGACACAGGGCCCGCGCGGCTCCGGCGCGAACTGGAACTACTCCTCGACGTTCGGCCAGCCGGTCGGGCCCGCGGCGTACCAGAACCCCCGCACCTTCCGCTTCTCCGTCGGCCTCCGCTTCTAG